A window from Chitinophaga filiformis encodes these proteins:
- a CDS encoding sugar phosphate nucleotidyltransferase — MKAIIPVAGAGTKLRPHTYTQPKALIPLAGRTILSIIIDQLAEAGITEFVFVIGYLGEKIQHYVQKKYPHLTCHFVQQNSREGTGHAILLTRQVVQDDEILIVLGDTICEGNFQELIAAPVSMLGLKKVDDPRNFGVAELNEDNNIIRVVEKPQIPKSNLALVGVYKIKETAQLYDCLEQNILNQKKSHDEFQLTDALQCMIEHGVTFKTFKVSNWFDCGRKETLLETNAILLSKDKMHGNQGHPYENTIIIPPVSIAEGCNIKNSIIGPNVAIGDNTVINYSIVKDSIIGSFSNLYEVVLKSSLIGSDANIRGLSQSLNIGDNTEIDLG; from the coding sequence ATGAAGGCCATTATACCTGTAGCCGGTGCTGGCACCAAGCTACGTCCTCATACATATACACAGCCGAAAGCATTAATTCCCCTTGCGGGCAGAACTATATTAAGCATTATCATAGACCAGCTGGCGGAAGCGGGTATCACTGAATTTGTGTTTGTGATCGGATACCTGGGAGAAAAGATCCAGCATTATGTCCAAAAGAAATATCCCCACCTGACCTGCCACTTTGTACAGCAGAACAGTCGTGAGGGTACCGGACATGCCATCCTGCTGACCAGGCAGGTAGTGCAGGACGATGAGATCCTGATCGTACTTGGCGACACCATCTGCGAAGGCAATTTCCAGGAACTGATTGCCGCTCCTGTGTCTATGCTTGGTCTGAAAAAGGTGGATGATCCGCGCAATTTTGGTGTAGCCGAACTGAATGAGGACAACAACATCATCCGGGTAGTGGAAAAACCACAGATTCCCAAGTCCAACCTGGCCCTTGTAGGTGTTTACAAAATAAAGGAGACCGCACAATTATACGATTGCCTGGAACAGAATATCCTGAACCAGAAGAAGTCGCACGACGAATTCCAGCTGACGGACGCCCTGCAATGCATGATAGAGCATGGTGTTACCTTCAAAACTTTCAAGGTAAGCAACTGGTTTGACTGCGGCCGCAAAGAGACCTTGCTGGAAACGAATGCCATCCTCCTGAGTAAAGATAAAATGCATGGTAACCAGGGGCATCCATATGAGAATACGATCATTATCCCTCCGGTAAGCATTGCAGAGGGCTGTAATATCAAAAATTCCATTATCGGACCTAACGTGGCTATCGGCGATAATACTGTCATCAATTATTCAATCGTCAAAGATTCCATTATTGGTTCGTTCAGTAATTTGTATGAAGTGGTATTGAAATCGTCATTGATCGGTAGTGATGCGAATATCCGCGGCTTGAGCCAGAGTTTGAATATCGGGGATAATACGGAAATTGATTTGGGATGA
- the tnpA gene encoding IS200/IS605 family transposase translates to MANTYSQIYLHFVFAVKHRQNLINREHKEELHKYITSLVQARNAKMLAVHCMPDHLHLFVGFRPDIHISNFVRDIKSKTNQFINTKKWVRGKFNWQEGYGVFSYSHSHIDNVVKYVLNQEDHHRKVTFQEEYREFLEKFEVPYESRFIFEFIEG, encoded by the coding sequence ATGGCCAATACATATTCACAAATCTATTTACATTTCGTATTTGCGGTAAAGCATAGACAGAATCTGATCAACCGCGAGCACAAGGAAGAATTACATAAATACATAACATCACTGGTTCAGGCAAGGAACGCTAAAATGTTAGCAGTACACTGTATGCCCGATCATTTACATTTATTTGTCGGTTTCAGACCCGATATTCATATTTCGAATTTTGTAAGAGATATTAAATCAAAGACAAATCAATTCATTAATACCAAAAAATGGGTTAGAGGTAAATTTAACTGGCAAGAAGGCTACGGAGTATTTTCATATTCCCATTCTCATATTGACAATGTCGTTAAATATGTTTTAAACCAGGAAGACCATCATAGGAAGGTTACATTTCAGGAGGAATACCGCGAGTTCCTGGAAAAATTTGAAGTACCTTATGAATCCAGATTCATATTTGAATTTATTGAAGGGTGA
- a CDS encoding NAD(P)H-dependent flavin oxidoreductase has protein sequence MNRITQLFHIQYPIIQAGMIWASGWRLASAVSNAGGLGLLGAGSMYPDTLREHIQKCKQATTQPFGVNIPLLYPDIHKLIDIVIAEQVPIVFTSAGNPKTWTPTLKAAGITVVHVVSSALFAAKSEAAGVDAVVAEGFEAGGHNGREETTTMVLIPAVCEKVQIPVIAAGGIGSGRAMTAAFALGAEGVQVGSRFVASPEASSHPHFKQAILDAKEGDTMLALKKLTPVRLLKNSFFETVKTAEDQGADPEVLKNLLGRARAKTGMFEGNLEEGELEIGQVSALIHTLKPAGDIVKEIWDEFNVTRKKLCP, from the coding sequence ATGAACCGCATCACACAATTATTCCACATACAATATCCGATTATACAGGCAGGCATGATATGGGCGAGTGGCTGGCGATTGGCCAGCGCTGTAAGCAATGCGGGTGGATTGGGCCTGCTTGGTGCAGGCAGCATGTATCCTGACACATTGAGGGAGCACATTCAAAAATGTAAACAGGCTACAACACAACCATTCGGTGTAAATATTCCTTTATTGTATCCGGACATTCATAAACTGATCGACATTGTCATAGCGGAACAGGTACCTATCGTATTTACATCCGCCGGAAACCCTAAAACATGGACGCCCACATTGAAAGCAGCTGGTATTACCGTTGTACACGTAGTGTCCAGCGCCCTGTTCGCAGCCAAAAGCGAAGCAGCCGGAGTTGATGCCGTAGTTGCGGAAGGCTTTGAAGCCGGCGGACATAACGGCCGTGAAGAAACGACCACCATGGTATTGATTCCCGCGGTATGTGAGAAAGTACAGATCCCTGTTATTGCTGCCGGCGGTATAGGATCAGGCAGGGCCATGACAGCCGCGTTTGCGCTGGGAGCAGAAGGTGTGCAGGTGGGGAGCAGGTTCGTGGCCTCTCCGGAAGCATCCTCTCATCCCCATTTTAAACAGGCTATATTGGACGCAAAAGAAGGAGATACTATGTTGGCACTGAAAAAGCTTACCCCCGTGAGGCTGTTGAAGAATAGCTTTTTCGAAACAGTGAAAACAGCAGAAGATCAGGGCGCAGACCCGGAAGTATTAAAAAACCTGCTGGGACGCGCCCGTGCAAAGACGGGTATGTTTGAAGGCAACCTGGAGGAAGGAGAACTCGAAATCGGGCAGGTAAGTGCACTGATACATACACTTAAACCTGCCGGAGATATCGTTAAAGAAATATGGGATGAGTTTAATGTAACGAGAAAGAAGCTATGTCCTTAA